The following coding sequences are from one Anopheles bellator chromosome X, idAnoBellAS_SP24_06.2, whole genome shotgun sequence window:
- the LOC131213804 gene encoding uncharacterized protein LOC131213804, whose translation MESAVPAMRNVEIKAKLGGFEAFKQLVATVEELTGSEGELIVQRDVFFNTSNGRLKLRYLTHKKSELISYDRTDVPGPKLSSYELLELDDPSCMERVLASTVGVRGRVSKRRLLFLHDQTRIHLDDVDDLGFFLELEVVLRSDQTPEEGKRIAEVIMERLQISSADLVTGAYMDHLLKK comes from the exons ATGGAATCAGCAGTACCGGCAATGCGGAACGTggaaattaaagcaaaactCGGCGGGTTCGAGGCGTTCAAGCAGCTTGTCGCGACCGTCGAAGAGCTAACAGGCTCCGAAGGTGAGCTGATCGTGCAAAGGGACGTGTTTTTCAACACTTCTAACGGTCGGCTCAAACTTCGCTATCTAACG CACAAGAAATCCGAACTGATAAGCTACGATCGGACGGATGTACCGGGACCGAAACTGTCGTCCTATGAGCTGCTCGAGCTCGATGATCCGTCCTGCATGGAACGGGTATTGGCCAGCACGGTGGgcgtccggggccgggtttccAAACGGCGCCTTCTATTTCTGCACGATCAGACGCGAATCCACTTGGACGATGTGGACGATTTGGGCTTCTTTCTGGAGCTAGAGGTAGTTCTTCGTAGTGACCAAACGCCCGAGGAAGGGAAACGCATAGCGGAAGTCATAATGGAGCGTTTACAGATTTCATCGGCCGACTTAGTAACGGGCGCTTATATGGATCACTTGCTGAAGAAATAA
- the LOC131213802 gene encoding aminoacylase-1A-like: protein MCETGAVKACDNRYKEWEANEEIRIFREYLRIPTVHPNVNYDECVEFLRRQAASLDLPVKVIEVNPRKPIVVITWEGTDPEAKSIVLNSHMDVVPVYEAHWNRPPFEAEMDHEGRIYARGAQDMKCVGIQFLGAIRALQREGVRLKRTLHATFVPDEEIGGKLGMMEWVHKESFRQLNVGFSIDEGIAGEGEVFPLFYGERSVWHVYFNISGTPGHGSLLLKGTAGEKAQYIIDKLMRFRENEVKRLENNPDYTIGDVTTVNITKMKGGVQENVIPPELSVCFDVRLAVDVNHLEFENQLLDWCREAGGGIELEYDQKCPYVKPTVLDNSNIYWVAFKAALDELGLKVKPQIFPGGTDSRYIRGVGIPAIGFSPMNNTPVLLHDHDEFLKADTFLEGIRIYSKIIKNVANA, encoded by the exons ATGTGCGAGACAGGCGCAGTGAAAGCGTGTGATAATAGGTACAAGGAGTgggaagcaaacgaagaaatTCGCATCTTTCGCGAGTATTTGCGCATCCCAACGGTACATCCGAACGTGAACTATG ATGAATGCGTGGAGTTTCTCCGGCGTCAGGCAGCCTCTTTGGATCTACCGGTGAAGGTGATCGAGGTGAACCCGCGCAAACCTATCGTTGTAATCACGTGGGAAGGTACGGACCCGGAGGCAAAGTCGATCGTCCTAAACTCGCACATGGACGTGGTGCCGGTATACGAAGCGCACTGGAACCGACCTCCCTTCGAGGCGGAAATGGACCACGAAGGACGCATTTACGCGCGTGGCGCGCAAGATATGAAATGTGTCGGGATACAGTTCCTTGGTGCTATACGAGCTCTGCAGCGTGAGGGCGTACGCCTGAAGCGCACGCTACACGCAACGTTCGTCCCGGATGAGGAGATCGGTGGCAAGCTGGGCATGATGGAATGGGTCCATAAGGAATCGTTCCGTCAGCTGAACGTAGGGTTCTCCATCGATGAAGGAATCGCCGGTGAAGGCGAAGTCTTCCCGTTGTTCTACGGCGAGCGTAGCGTTTGGC ATGTTTACTTCAATATTTCGGGTACACCCGGCCACGGTTCGCTGCTGTTGAAGGGTACCGCCGGCGAAAAAGCACAATACATTATCGACAAGCTGATGCGCTTCCGAGAAAACGAGGTGAAGCGGCTGGAAAATAATCCAGACTACACGATCGGTGACGTTACAACGGTGAATATCACCAAAATGAAG GGAGGGGTACAGGAAAACGTGATCCCACCGGAGCTGAGTGTATGTTTCGATGTCCGGCTAGCAGTAGACGTAAACCATCTGGAGTTTGAAAATCAGTTGCTGGATTGGTGCCGGGAGGCAGGCGGCGGTATCGAGCTTGAGTACGACCAGAAGTGCCCATACGTGAAGCCGACCGTGCTCGATAACTCCAACATATACTGGGTAGCGTTCAAGGCGGCACTAGACGAGCTAGGATTGAAGGTGAAGCCACAGATCTTTCCCGGTGGAACCGACAGTCGCTACATTCGTGGCGTCGGCATTCCAGCGATTGGCTTCTCGCCTATGAACAATACTCCGGTACTACTGCACGATCACGACGAGTTCTTAAAAGCCGATACCTTCCTGGAGGGCATTCGCATTTATAGCAAGATCATTAAAAATGTGGCCAACGCCTAG